The following are encoded in a window of Pagrus major chromosome 14, Pma_NU_1.0 genomic DNA:
- the LOC141008685 gene encoding cAMP-regulated D2 protein encodes METWHCLLLLCSLSLVLPSGEATKNDDDIDLVSFLRSIYPGLLVRDEPFIINRDFEINSLEEPGRPEALSITAQTKDKPLKQDTNEAPGPVVITKDGQIKGVTVDKAHIFYGIPYADPPVGAYRWKPPRPVSQWPGVYDASFPRAACMQACSGPITEECPRKISEDCLYLNIFVPVDVNFSSPLWSPLPVMVWIHGGDFIAGSASKPLYDGRFISNFTHTVVVSVDYRLGAFGFLVSGKDPHASTTGNYGILDQQAALLWVQRNIAVFGGDPGKVTIFGESAGAQSVSLHLMIQSSKPLFKQAVLQSLPFSIPLKTRHDALKLGKDFAKQTNCSVSNIVCLLSLTPQAVLAAQMKTSSKIVNPFRFLEVFETWGPYIDGELIKEQAVTAFLKGHWQKEKKVLLGTTSEEGVIFVYAVFNKPVSAVESTVYITAIFKQHALRILHKYLPLYRDADRRDMLAQIVTDYIFLCPSRRSARAGTAAGSGVWMYVFDHVASDPRVWSGLTFCYQHACHGAELPFLFDSSSVANFTMTLSEKLLSNRMLCYWGAFAHTGDPSSRAQQTTFCREQRLPVWPRYSDNSGWLVMNLTVRSHAQVGTRSHICDFWDKLGIY; translated from the exons ATGGAGACCTGGcactgtttgctgctgctgtgctcacTAAGTTTAGTGCTGCCCTCTGGAGAGGCCACGAAAAATGATGATGACATCGACCTTGTCAGCTTTCTGAGAAGTATCTACCCCGGGCTGCTGGTGAGAGACGAGCCGTTCATCATCAACAGAGACTTTGAGATAAACTCCCTGGAGGAGCCGGGACGCCCTGAAGCCCTCTCAATCACAGCACAAACCAAGGACAAACCGCTCAAACAGGATACAAATGAGGCCCCCGGACCTGTGGTGATAACCAAAGATGGCCAGATCAAGGGGGTTACAGTTGATAAGGCCCATATATTCTACGGGATACCGTATGCAGACCCACCTGTTGGGGCTTACCGCTGGAAGCCCCCCAGACCTGTGAGTCAGTGGCCGGGGGTTTATGATGCCTCCTTCCCCAGGGCAGCATGCATGCAGGCCTGCAGCGGACCCATCACTGAGGAGTGTCCTCGAAAa ATCAGTGAAGACTGTCTCTACCTCAACATCTTCGTCCCTGTGGATGTGAACTTCAGCTCCCCTCTGTGGAGCCCACTTCCTGTCATGGTGTGGATCCATGGTGGGGATTTCATCGCCGGCTCTGCCTCCAAGCCGCTGTACGACGGACGCTTCATCAGTAACTTCACCCACACTGTTGTTGTAAGCGTGGATTACCGACTGG GTGCCTTTGGGTTCCTTGTGTCGGGCAAAGACCCTCATGCCTCAACTACAGGGAATTATGGGATCCTGGACCAGCAGGCGGCTCTTCTTTGGGTCCAGCGGAACATTGCAGTGTTTGGAGGTGATCCTGGCAAG gtgACAATATTTGGGGAGAGCGCAGGAGCTCAGTCAGTGAGTCTTCACCTGATGATCCAGAGCAGCAAGCCTCTGTTTAAACAGGCTGTCCTGCAGAGTCTGCCCTTCTCCATCCCTCTGAAGACCAG ACACGATGCCCTGAAGCTGGGAAAAGACTTTGCTAAACAGACCAACTGCTCTGTGAGCAACATCGTCTGCCTGCTGTCTCTCACTCCGCAGGCCGTCCTGGCTGCCCAGATGAAAACAA GTTCCAAGATTGTGAACCCGTTCAGGTTCCTGGAGGTTTTTGAGACGTGGGGTCCGTACATTGATGGAGAGTTGATAAAGGAGCAAGCTGTCACTGCCTTTCTAAAGGGCCACTggcagaaggagaagaaagtgcTGCTGG GTACGACCTCAGAAGAGGGAGTGATCTTTGTGTACGCCGTCTTCAACAAGCCCGTCTCTGCAGTGGAGAGCACCGTGTACATCACAGCCATCTTTAAACAACATGCTCTGAGGATCCTGCACAAGTACCTGCCCCTGTACAGGGACGCCGACCGCAGGGACATGCTCGCTCAG ATCGTCACCGACTACATCTTCCTGTGTCCATCAAGGAGGTCGGCGCGTGCTGGCACAGCAGCGGGCAGCGGGGTGTGGATGTACGTGTTCGACCACGTGGCATCAGACCCTCGGGTGTGGTCAGGTCTGACTTTCTGCTACCAGCACGCCTGCCACGGCGCCGAGCTGCCTTTTCTCTTTGACTCGTCCTCAGTGGCCAACTTCACCATGACGCTCTCAGAGAAGCTGCTGTCCAATCGGATGCTGTGCTACTGGGGTGCCTTTGCCCACACTGGCGACCCCTCCTCACGGGCCCAACAGACGACTTTCTGCCGAGAGCAGCGGCTGCCCGTTTGGCCGCGCTACTCTGACAACAGCGGCTGGCTGGTTATGAACCTGACAGTGCGTTCACATGCGCAAGTAGGAACAAGGAGCCATATATGTGACTTCTGGGACAAACTGGGCATCTACTAG